Genomic segment of Prinia subflava isolate CZ2003 ecotype Zambia chromosome 4, Cam_Psub_1.2, whole genome shotgun sequence:
GGTGCCCACTTGGAAGGTGGTGCCATAGAGGGAGCGGATGGAACTGGcggcagctcttcccagagATTCCTGGAGGGGAGAAGATGAAGGGAAAGTCAGGAAGCAGCCACACTTCCCGAGATTAAACACTGGGATTTCACCAGAAATCTCCAAACTGCTTTGGAGATGGTTCACACCACAGTCACAGCTTCCACAGCATTTCTGGGGAGTGCCACTACAGGTGAGTTAACTTCCAGCAGGGTCTGTAAGCGCTCATCCAGTGTTTCTCTCACTGGCTTGTCAAGGGAAGGCTCAAGAGATACCAGAAATTCCCAAGGCAGTTGGGATCTTCCAATACTCCAAGGTCAACTTTGTGCTCACTTCAACTGCGTTGTGAGGGTTGGGTGGAAAACAGAGCTGGGTTCTTTgtgaaggaggggaaaaagggaacaAATTGCCACAGGGGAACTGCAGTTAGGTATTAGGCCAAAACAAAATCCCCATGAGATGAGGGAAACTTTGGGATGAGCTTGAAAAAGCAGTGGAATTCTTCTTTGGaaatatcaaaacaaaacaattaatCCAAACTCAGGCTGAAATTGGCTCCGACTCCAAAGCCCTTTCAGCACAGGGTTAGAACAGAGACCTCCAGAGGTCTTTCCCATTGGAATTACGATTGTGAGATCCACATTGCCTCAGAGATATTATTCCAGCTGCGATGCTGTCATTAAGGAAGGGCATGGAAAGTACGGAAAGGCAGCTGGACAGAAGGGAAGAAGGTAAAGCCAAGTCCTTCTGTCTCACCAGCTCGGCGTAATCGTCTGGCCTGGTGCATTTGTATCCGTAGGGATACATCAGGAGCTGGGAGTAACTGTGGAGGGTCAGGAAGGCCTTGAAGTTTCCATGATTCTTGATGAAGTCGACGACAGATTTCACTTCCACCTCGGAGTTGGCGCTGGGCCCGTGGTAGGAGTCGGAGCAGGGTTTGTTGCTGGCCCCAGGACCTGGAGGTGCAAGAAGGGAACAAATCTGTGAGGAGTGGAATTCCTGGGAGGTCAGGGCAGACCCACACAAAGCTGGGCTTTGCTAAGGACAGGACTGCAACCAAAGCAAGGCCTTAAACACTGATTAATGCTCAAACAGCAGCGACAGAGTGTGAATGTTCAAGGGATGTACTTTCACATGATGCAACCcggaacaggttgcccagaaacCCAGGGATCCACATTCCTGGGGGTATTCTgtggttggatggggcttggaaccacctgggatagtggaaggtgtctttGCCCGTGGCAGAGGGTGGAACTAAATAATATTTtgggtccttccaacccaaaccactctgtgattccatgattccgtAATTCCATGATGCTGCCTCATCCTGTGCTCAGGGTGATTAATCCCCTTTGTAAAGGCAGCTGCTGGTTCTGTGTGACAGGATCCAGAAGCTTCTTCCCTACCTCCAAAACCTGCATCCCAGTTCCTGTTGGGATCAACTCCGACGCAGACGCTGCCGGGGATCTTGGAGCGGGTTTTCCTCCACATGCGATTCTGCAACAGAGAAAAGCTTCAAAAGGGAGCAGATCTGGGTGCTGGCACCAAAACTGCTGCCCAGGAAGAGCTGCCACCCATGAGGGATTGATCCTAGGCATGATCCCGAGAGTATTTCAGACTGGTAAGATGGGCCAAGGCTCAAAAACCGAATGTATTTACTGAAACTGGAGTATTTATTTGGGTTAGGATGGTTTAGAGCAATGAGGATCTTTGCCCAACTCTTTGGTAACTCCTCTCACAGCACTCAGACTTTCAGAGCCCCCTTCCCTCATGTTGATTATTTCCTTGGAGGAGCCAGGAACGTCCCTGGGCTCAGAGAGCTGACCCACCGAGGTGTGAGTGTACACAAATCCATCAGGGTTGGCGactggcagcaggaaaagatcCATCCTGTCcagcagggaggtgatggaAGCGTCGGTTCCATAGTCAGAGGCAATCTAGGCAGAGACAGAGCACACCCTGCTGAGCACAGTAATTCCCTCCCAAACGTTCATTCCCTCACTGTTTGGGATAGAGGAAAAGCTGGATTTTGGGGCAGGGAAACAAGGAACATCCATTATCTGCTGCCTGTAACTGTTCCTTGTTATACATGGAGTGAGCAGTGaatctgttttattattttattctgaagaCAGCAGGTCTTCAGAATAAAATGGAAGGGGACAACAAAAttttctcctccctgtcccagagGACAGACCAAGGCTGGCACTAAGACTGAGATGGAATAGCCAGGTTGGGAATTCTCAATTGTGCTGCACTGAGAGAGCTCAAGGAGCTTTTGGACTAAACTGGGGCACAGGGTTGTTCTTGGGGGtggttctgtgcagggccaggagttgacTCCACAATCctctgggtcccttccagctcagcttattctgtgacTTCTCTGGTGGCTCAATCATTTCCAGCAGGATTTTAATCCTCATTTATAGAGAGCTGGAGGTCTGGGCATTTTGTGGAAGGAAACCAACCCCACCACATTTTTCTGGGTgagcagagcaaagcagcaaaataaTCTCAAAGTTATTTGTGTAACAATTTCACCTGAACCACTACACTTTGTCTGCCTGAACCCAGCTGTCCTAACAGGACAGAGTTTTCCAATTCCAGGTGGAGGCAGCCGCCACATCCTCAGGGAGTCAGGGGCTTTGGGGAGGTGAATtaactgcacacacagaggggtGACACCCTCTGAAAGACCAGGAAACATTCCCAAGGCAggccagagctgcctgccagcCGCAGGAACCTTGTTGGCGATCCACAGGGCGCTGGCCTGGGTGACCCACTCGCGGGAATGGATGCCGGCGTCGAGCCAGATGGCCGGGCGCTTGGAGCCTCCGGTGCTGAACTGGGAAACCAAACACGAGTTTCAGACCCTGACACCTCCCAGTCAAGGGCATCCCATCATGGATTGGggtgctcctggctgtgctgtctgTCCTTCCTCCCTGTGGAGGCACTCTGTGATTTCTGTCGTACCTTCAGGACGTACAGAGGACGCTTCTCGTAGGATTCCCCGATCTGGATCTTCTCCACAAAGCTGTACTCAGCTGCAAGATGGTCCAGTTCTTCATTGATCTGAAATGGAAGGTCACGAGGACGTTAACATCATATCTGGGGACATTCACATCATATCTGGGGACATTCACATCGTGTTTATGTGTTCTGCCATTCCTTCCAGAGAATCGTGGGCTGATCCAGGTTGGgaagcccatcccattccaaccccctgccacagggacaccttccactaccccaggctgctccagcctggccttggacactctcAAGGATGGAGaaaccacagcttttctgggcaaaaAGGTCTTTATTTCCCAGTTTCAAGATCccttaatttctcttttcttttgaattttgacaGAGCCTGCAGGAGAGTTTATGGAATTTTGATCAACTCTGCTGGGGACAACACTGGCTGATTGTTCTGAGCACAAAATTAACactccaaaaaacaaacccacgTGCCAGAAAAAGCTGTAAGGATATTTTAGATCCTAACATAGGATGTTGAATTGAAGACAGAGTGcaaaaagaccagaaaaaaatcagaataccCTTCCCCTGAGGTACTCACATCCTCCAGGGTGTGGTAAGCACCAAagtcaaagctgctgctgcGCTGCCTTTGGGTGCTCTCGGCCATATCTTGCTGTTCTTTATCCAGAACATCCTAAAATAACATTCAAATGGTTAATGAGAAGTGTCTGCTTCACTTGCTAGAagataaataaaggaaaaggcAGTGAGTCAAGGATAGTTTAGATGCCCTTTGGGATTCCTGCTCACGAGGAAATGTCAGATTAGTGCCCAAATGGGTGATTTTTATCCATAACCACTCTCAGCAGAGTTTAGTGAACGATGAGTAACTTCAGTGTTTGGATTCCCAAATGTCTGGGGCCAGAAGTCCACGTGGAATTCCTCAGGGGTTGTCAGAAGAGCCCCGTGGAGTTTATTGATGTCACTACTCAGAGAACACCGACAGCAATCCGTGGATTGTCTCTGAGTAATAATCCACAACCTACCAAAATAAGGGAAGGatcccacagaaaacacagagtgTGGAAAAGTGGGAGTGAGGCCAAACTGTCCATCAGTTTCCAAAAGATGTAAGAAATCAGTGCCAGTGGCATTGCCCACCTGCAGGTCTTCGATCAGGATGGAATACTCAATCCCCTGGGATTCCAGGAAGGCTTTCACCGACTGGACACTGGCAGCAGGAATTCTCACATCCACGGGGcgggcagaggcagaggggtTGATCCAGAAATCCAGctggagagagaagggaaatggatttggtttggggagggagcagctcctgcagagttTTAGAAATGCTGATTTCTCCCAAATCCAACGCCCTGGCAGAGAGGAGCCCTGGAATGCTCCGTTCTCTGCGGCCTCACCACAACCTTGTATCAGTTCTTGTGATAAACTCAATGAAATAACAAATACAAAGGGGCTTGAATCAGCTTTTTCATTGGCTTCTAGGTTTGGTCacaaaaaagagaggaaattttAGTTGTCTCTgatgattattttattattctccCTTTTACTAGaaataatttcaagaaaaaCTCCATATTCCAGTCTTAGGTAACATGAAAACCATTTCATGTTTATAGCCCTTTGGTAGGACTTTtccaaattttaatttctaaattattcatattttttttaaggcagtGATTTTAGAAAGGGATGTTAAAAATTCTCACCAATGGCAATAAGAACAGTAATAACCTGGAATTGTACAGTGTGTTTTCCTGTTTCAATACAGTATAGACCACTAATAAATTCCCTCCATAACTCTGTGAGACAAAACATTGCCATTCCCACTGGAAAAACAAGTTTTTCTACACCCAGATTAAGATCTAACAATTCAAATATGATGTAAAcccaataggaaaaaaaaaatcgatTCTGGCCCTCCTGAACACTGAGCTGGCACTCGAACTTGCAAGTGAAATTTAAAGTGTTGAGAGAGTAAATTTATTTACGGCAGCTGCCCCAGGGTGATGGGAACCCTCGGATGAGATGCAGATTCACACCCTGATTGTGAAATATTCCAAAACGCCTCACGCACCTCCAGGTGTTCCAGCGAttccagaagctgcagctgcttcaCCTCCTCCTCATTTTTGGTCTTGATTCGGAGGACCTGGTGCCTGCAATAAATCCGAGTCTTCAGGAGGGGGCCGGGTGAACCGGTTTGTTCTTGGGATCGCTAATTCAGCGTTAATTGTGTGTTAATGGCTCCTTTAATCACTTGATTGTCACCCAAGAGTTCAAACAACAACCTGCACCTTCCTCCTAAACCCGACGGCGTGGACGCGTTTTAAACCAACAACGATCGATCCTGCATCCATCGGTTGCTTTTTGGCAGCAACTcgtgggaaaaggaaaaaagaaaagaaaggaaaaaggaggaggaaaggaggaggaaaggaggaggaaaggaggaggaaaggaggaggaaaggaggaggaaaggaggaggaaaggaggaggaaaggaggaggaaaggaggaggaaaggaggaggaaaggaggaggaaagggggaggaaagggggaggaaagggggaggaaagggggaggaaagggggaggaaagggggaggaaagggggaGGATCAAACGTTTAGGGAGCGAACATTAACCACGGGACCTGTTTCACCTTCCTGCGGGTGTCAGACACTGCCGCTGCTGTcagggctggcaccagcagAGGGTGGCCCGCACATTCCAGGAGGGATGAATCAGCCTCTGGAAGTGCCGATGGACTCAACAGCCCCGTCACTGCACAACTGGAAACCTTTTTAAGATGGAAATGAGGTAAAAAGGGTCTCGGCACAGCGGGACCTCACCTGCTGAGAAGGGGCTCGTTTAAACCACGTTTAAACCACGTTTACACCACGTTTACACCACGTTTACACCAGGATCCTCTCCCTGGCCAGCAGGGGGGGTTTTGTTGAACCGAGTTAAATCCCCTCTGAAGTAACTTTTCCACATTAATAACTCATTACTGGATTCTCTATCGCCATAAACTTTATCTCAGGATTGGATTCTGCCCTGAATTAACCACAGATGAGGAATGGAGTCACGAGAATTCAGCTCAGGGTTAAATAATCAAAATAGCCCCTCCTGGCTTTACAAATCTCTGAGTTTAGGGACActctttatattatttttatt
This window contains:
- the LOC134549417 gene encoding carboxypeptidase A2-like, whose product is MKLILIFGALIGASLCLETFVGHQVLRIKTKNEEEVKQLQLLESLEHLELDFWINPSASARPVDVRIPAASVQSVKAFLESQGIEYSILIEDLQDVLDKEQQDMAESTQRQRSSSFDFGAYHTLEDINEELDHLAAEYSFVEKIQIGESYEKRPLYVLKFSTGGSKRPAIWLDAGIHSREWVTQASALWIANKIASDYGTDASITSLLDRMDLFLLPVANPDGFVYTHTSNRMWRKTRSKIPGSVCVGVDPNRNWDAGFGGPGASNKPCSDSYHGPSANSEVEVKSVVDFIKNHGNFKAFLTLHSYSQLLMYPYGYKCTRPDDYAELESLGRAAASSIRSLYGTTFQVGTICKTIYQASGGSIDWSYDNGIKYSFAFELRDTGRYGFLLPANQIVPAAKETWLGLKRIMEHVRDKSS